In a genomic window of Paenibacillus sonchi:
- a CDS encoding AAA family ATPase — MLEFSVIERGGYIPAVEKNKAFLRADGWNDYSFVTMFYLTVFDEHGEKCDIGNVKIGFVGQKEEVSTYSLIDKKFSQLPEMFFSLGESIDYYVNLSKLSDGFKHNLLKAIQDLVVWPNRLADIENESVLNTSLLRGVTLSEIHGQFARVLNGLPELSDFHFSFNRKSAPGFSDLTIPFEVTVNSMPSTNIHAFIGRNGCGKTTILNGMIGAITNPENNEYFFSENNRLIESRIPKGYFRSLVSVSFSAFDPFTPPKEQPDPAKGTQYFYIGLKNAASNSLKSLGDLRLEFISAFIGCMRVDRKRQLWLEAIKKLSSDENFSNMELISLISKYEELRRNEPQIQVDDDKFTKLFYDNIQKYLLRMSSGHAIVLFTITRLVDVVGEKSLVLFDEPEVHLHPPLLSAFLRTLSDLLDARNGVAIIATHSPVVLQEVPKSCMWKVLRSREAINIIRPDIETFGENLGVLTREVFLLEVTNSGYHHLLSQSVDSELSYETILKNYNGQIGLEGRTVLKAMIMNRDEGKVQ; from the coding sequence ATGTTGGAGTTTAGTGTTATTGAAAGAGGCGGGTATATTCCTGCAGTAGAAAAAAATAAGGCATTCCTACGAGCAGATGGTTGGAATGACTATTCCTTTGTTACAATGTTTTATCTTACTGTCTTTGATGAGCATGGTGAAAAATGCGATATCGGAAATGTTAAAATTGGTTTTGTAGGTCAAAAAGAAGAAGTAAGCACTTATTCATTAATAGATAAAAAATTCAGTCAACTCCCTGAAATGTTTTTTTCCTTAGGTGAAAGCATTGACTACTATGTTAATCTCAGCAAATTAAGCGATGGTTTTAAACATAACCTTCTTAAAGCTATTCAGGATTTAGTAGTATGGCCAAATCGATTAGCCGACATTGAAAATGAAAGCGTCCTTAACACCTCATTACTTAGAGGGGTAACTCTTTCAGAAATTCATGGACAGTTCGCACGTGTGTTAAATGGTTTGCCAGAATTGTCAGATTTCCACTTTTCATTTAATAGAAAAAGTGCTCCCGGATTCAGTGATTTAACTATACCTTTTGAGGTGACGGTTAATTCTATGCCCAGCACGAACATTCATGCTTTTATCGGGCGGAATGGGTGTGGTAAAACAACAATTTTGAATGGAATGATTGGTGCAATCACCAACCCAGAAAACAATGAATATTTTTTCTCTGAAAATAATAGACTTATCGAGTCAAGAATCCCAAAGGGATATTTTCGATCGCTTGTTTCAGTTTCGTTTAGTGCATTTGATCCTTTTACTCCTCCTAAAGAACAACCTGACCCAGCAAAAGGTACACAATACTTTTATATTGGACTCAAGAATGCTGCCAGCAATAGTTTAAAATCACTAGGCGATCTCCGCTTAGAATTCATTTCAGCATTTATTGGTTGTATGAGAGTAGATAGAAAAAGACAACTCTGGCTTGAAGCTATCAAAAAACTAAGTAGTGATGAAAACTTTTCAAATATGGAACTCATCAGCCTCATTTCTAAATATGAAGAGTTAAGACGTAATGAACCACAGATTCAAGTGGACGATGATAAATTCACTAAATTGTTTTATGACAATATCCAGAAATATCTGCTTCGAATGAGCTCTGGACATGCAATTGTTTTATTTACTATCACAAGATTAGTAGATGTCGTTGGCGAAAAGTCATTAGTTTTATTCGATGAACCAGAGGTTCATCTGCATCCACCTTTGCTCTCTGCTTTTTTACGAACATTAAGCGACTTACTCGATGCACGCAATGGTGTAGCAATAATTGCAACTCATTCCCCAGTAGTACTGCAAGAGGTTCCAAAATCCTGCATGTGGAAAGTCCTACGGTCAAGAGAAGCAATAAATATTATCCGTCCGGATATTGAGACATTCGGTGAGAACTTAGGTGTTTTAACTCGTGAGGTGTTTTTACTTGAAGTGACAAATTCTGGATACCACCACTTATTATCGCAGTCCGTTGATTCAGAGCTTTCTTATGAAACCATTCTAAAAAATTATAATGGTCAGATAGGATTAGAAGGTCGAACCGTTTTAAAAGCGATGATAATGAACAGAGATGAAGGTAAAGTACAATGA
- a CDS encoding host-nuclease inhibitor Gam family protein gives MNAYYIQDRLEAQSWARHYQQLAREEKEAELADDMEKGLPQHLFESLCIDHLQRHGASKKSITRAFDDDVEFQERMAEHIRYMVETIAHHQVDIDSEV, from the coding sequence ATGAACGCTTATTACATTCAGGATCGTCTTGAGGCTCAGAGCTGGGCGCGTCACTACCAGCAGCTCGCCCGTGAAGAGAAAGAGGCAGAACTGGCAGACGACATGGAAAAAGGCCTGCCCCAGCACCTGTTTGAATCGCTATGCATCGATCATTTGCAACGCCACGGGGCCAGCAAAAAATCCATTACCCGTGCGTTTGATGACGATGTTGAGTTTCAGGAGCGCATGGCAGAACACATCCGGTACATGGTTGAAACCATTGCTCACCACCAGGTTGATATTGATTCAGAGGTATAA
- a CDS encoding antirestriction Ral family protein, producing MTTTIDKNQWCGQFKRCNGCKLQSECMVKPEEMFPVMEDGKYVDKWAIRTTAMIARELGKQNNKAA from the coding sequence ATGACTACGACTATTGATAAAAATCAATGGTGTGGACAATTCAAGCGATGCAATGGATGCAAGCTGCAATCGGAATGCATGGTTAAGCCTGAAGAAATGTTTCCTGTAATGGAAGATGGGAAATATGTCGATAAATGGGCAATACGAACGACGGCAATGATTGCCAGAGAACTTGGTAAACAGAACAACAAAGCTGCCTGA
- a CDS encoding TraR/DksA family transcriptional regulator, whose translation MADIIDSASEIEELQRNTAIKMRRLNHQAISATHCCECGDPIDERRRLVVQGCRTCASCQEDLELISKQRGSK comes from the coding sequence ATGGCAGACATCATTGATTCAGCATCAGAAATAGAAGAATTACAGCGCAACACAGCAATAAAAATGCGCCGCCTGAACCACCAGGCTATATCTGCCACTCATTGTTGTGAGTGTGGCGATCCGATAGATGAACGAAGACGCCTGGTCGTTCAGGGTTGTCGGACTTGTGCAAGTTGCCAGGAGGATCTGGAACTTATCAGTAAACAGAGAGGTTCGAAGTGA
- a CDS encoding DUF1382 family protein codes for MHKASSVELRTSIEMAHSLAQIGIRFVPIPVETDEEFHTLAASLSQKLEMMVAKAEADERNQV; via the coding sequence ATGCACAAAGCATCTTCTGTTGAGTTAAGAACGAGTATCGAGATGGCACATAGCCTTGCTCAAATTGGAATCAGGTTTGTGCCAATACCAGTAGAAACAGACGAAGAATTTCATACGTTAGCCGCATCCCTTTCACAAAAGCTGGAAATGATGGTGGCGAAAGCAGAAGCAGATGAGAGAAACCAGGTATGA
- a CDS encoding DUF2528 family protein: protein MSNIKKYIIDYDWKASIEIEIDHDVMTEEKLHQINNFWSDSEYRLNKHGSVLNAVLIMLAQHALLIAISSDLNAYGVVCEFDWNDGNGQEGWPPMDGSEGIRITDIDTSGIFDSDDMTIKAA, encoded by the coding sequence ATGTCAAACATCAAAAAATACATCATTGATTACGACTGGAAAGCATCAATAGAAATTGAAATCGACCATGACGTAATGACAGAGGAAAAACTTCACCAGATTAATAATTTCTGGTCAGACTCTGAATACCGACTCAATAAACACGGCTCTGTATTAAATGCTGTATTAATCATGCTGGCGCAACATGCTCTGCTTATAGCAATTTCAAGCGACTTAAATGCATATGGTGTTGTGTGTGAGTTCGACTGGAATGATGGAAATGGTCAGGAAGGATGGCCTCCAATGGATGGTAGCGAAGGAATAAGAATTACCGATATCGATACATCAGGAATATTTGATTCAGATGATATGACTATCAAGGCCGCCTGA
- a CDS encoding ead/Ea22-like family protein: MSEINSQALREAAEQAMHDDWGFDADLFHELVTPSIVLELLDERERNQQYIKRRDQENEDIALTVGKLRVELETAKSKLNEQREYYEGVISDGSKRIAKLESNEVREDGNQFLVVRHPGKTPVIKHCTGDLEEFLRQLIEQDPLVTIDIITHRYYGVGGQWVQDAGEYLHMMSDAGIRIKGE, encoded by the coding sequence GTGAGCGAAATTAACTCTCAGGCACTGCGTGAAGCGGCAGAGCAGGCAATGCATGACGACTGGGGATTTGACGCAGACCTTTTCCATGAATTGGTAACACCATCGATTGTGCTGGAACTGCTGGATGAACGGGAAAGAAACCAGCAATACATCAAACGCCGCGACCAGGAGAACGAGGATATTGCGCTAACAGTAGGGAAACTGCGTGTTGAGCTTGAAACAGCAAAATCAAAACTCAACGAGCAGCGTGAGTATTACGAAGGTGTTATCTCGGATGGGAGTAAGCGTATTGCTAAACTGGAAAGCAACGAAGTCCGTGAAGACGGAAACCAGTTTCTTGTTGTTCGCCATCCTGGGAAGACTCCTGTTATCAAGCACTGCACTGGTGACCTGGAAGAGTTTCTGCGGCAGTTAATCGAACAAGACCCGTTAGTAACTATCGACATCATTACGCATCGCTATTACGGGGTTGGAGGTCAATGGGTTCAGGATGCAGGTGAGTATCTGCATATGATGTCTGACGCTGGCATTCGCATCAAAGGAGAGTGA
- the bet gene encoding phage recombination protein Bet — translation MSTALATLAGKLAERVGMDSVDPQELITTLRQTAFKGDASDAQFIALLIVANQYGLNPWTKEIYAFPDKQNGIVPVVGVDGWSRIINENQQFDGMDFEQDNESCTCRIYRKDRNHPICVTEWMDECRREPFKTREGREITGPWQSHPKRMLRHKAMIQCARLAFGFAGIYDKDEAERIVENTAYTAERQPERDITPVNDETMQEINTLLIALDKTWDDDLLPLCSQIFRRDIRASSELTQAEAVKALGFLKQKAAEQKVAA, via the coding sequence ATGAGTACTGCACTCGCAACGCTGGCTGGGAAGCTGGCTGAACGTGTCGGCATGGATTCTGTCGACCCACAGGAACTGATCACCACTCTTCGCCAGACGGCATTTAAAGGTGATGCCAGCGATGCGCAGTTCATCGCATTACTGATCGTTGCCAACCAGTACGGCCTTAATCCGTGGACGAAAGAAATTTACGCCTTTCCTGATAAGCAGAATGGCATCGTTCCGGTGGTGGGCGTTGATGGCTGGTCCCGCATCATCAATGAAAACCAGCAGTTTGATGGCATGGACTTTGAGCAGGACAATGAATCCTGTACATGCCGGATTTACCGCAAGGACCGTAATCATCCGATCTGCGTTACCGAATGGATGGATGAATGCCGCCGCGAACCATTCAAAACTCGCGAAGGCAGAGAAATCACGGGGCCGTGGCAGTCGCATCCCAAACGGATGTTACGTCATAAAGCCATGATTCAGTGTGCCCGTCTGGCCTTCGGATTTGCTGGTATCTATGACAAGGATGAAGCCGAGCGCATTGTCGAAAATACTGCATACACTGCAGAACGTCAGCCGGAACGCGACATCACTCCGGTTAACGATGAAACCATGCAGGAGATTAACACTCTGCTGATCGCCCTGGATAAAACATGGGATGACGACTTATTGCCGCTCTGTTCCCAGATATTTCGCCGCGACATTCGTGCATCGTCAGAACTGACACAGGCCGAAGCAGTAAAAGCTCTTGGATTCCTGAAACAGAAAGCCGCAGAGCAGAAGGTGGCAGCATGA
- a CDS encoding protease FtsH-inhibitory lysogeny factor CIII, whose translation MQYAIAGWPVAGCPSESLLERITRKLRDGWKRLIDILNQPGVPKNGSNTYGYPD comes from the coding sequence ATGCAATATGCCATTGCAGGGTGGCCTGTTGCTGGCTGCCCTTCCGAATCTTTACTTGAACGAATCACCCGTAAATTACGTGACGGATGGAAACGCCTTATCGACATACTTAATCAGCCAGGAGTCCCAAAGAATGGATCAAACACTTATGGCTATCCAGACTAA
- a CDS encoding lambda exonuclease family protein, with the protein MTPDIILQRTGIDVRAVEQGDDAWHKLRLGVITASEVHNVIAKPRSGKKWPDMKMSYFHTLLAEVCTGVAPEVNAKALAWGKQYENDARTLFEFTSGVNVTESPIIYRDESMRTACSPDGLCSDGNGLELKCPFTSRDFMKFRLGGFEAIKSAYMAQVQYSMWVTRKNAWYFANYDPRMKREGLHYVVIERDEKYMASFDEIVPEFIEKMDEALAEIGFVFGEQWR; encoded by the coding sequence ATGACACCGGACATTATCCTGCAGCGTACCGGGATCGATGTGAGAGCTGTCGAACAGGGGGATGATGCGTGGCACAAATTACGGCTCGGCGTCATCACCGCTTCAGAAGTTCACAACGTGATAGCAAAACCCCGCTCCGGAAAGAAGTGGCCTGACATGAAAATGTCCTACTTCCACACCCTGCTTGCTGAGGTTTGCACCGGTGTGGCTCCGGAAGTTAACGCTAAAGCACTGGCCTGGGGAAAACAGTACGAGAACGACGCCAGAACCCTGTTTGAATTCACTTCCGGCGTGAATGTTACTGAATCCCCGATCATCTATCGCGACGAAAGTATGCGTACCGCCTGCTCTCCCGATGGTTTATGCAGTGACGGCAACGGCCTTGAACTGAAATGCCCGTTTACCTCCCGGGATTTCATGAAGTTCCGGCTCGGTGGTTTCGAGGCCATAAAGTCAGCTTACATGGCCCAGGTGCAGTACAGCATGTGGGTGACGCGAAAAAATGCCTGGTACTTTGCCAACTATGACCCGCGTATGAAGCGTGAAGGCCTGCATTATGTCGTGATTGAGCGGGATGAAAAGTACATGGCGAGTTTTGACGAGATCGTGCCGGAGTTCATCGAAAAAATGGACGAGGCACTGGCTGAAATTGGTTTTGTATTTGGGGAGCAATGGCGATGA
- a CDS encoding antitermination protein N, translating to MDAQTRRRERRAEKQAQWKAANPLLVGVSAKPVNRPILSLNRKPKSRVESALNPIDLTVLAEYHKQIESNLQRIERKNQRTWYSKPGERGITCSGRQKIKGKSIPLI from the coding sequence ATGGATGCACAAACACGCCGCCGCGAACGTCGCGCAGAGAAACAGGCTCAATGGAAAGCAGCAAATCCCCTGTTGGTTGGGGTAAGCGCAAAACCAGTTAACCGCCCTATTCTCTCGCTGAATCGCAAACCGAAATCACGAGTAGAAAGCGCACTAAATCCGATAGACCTTACAGTGCTGGCTGAATACCACAAACAGATTGAAAGCAACCTGCAACGTATTGAGCGCAAGAATCAGCGCACATGGTACAGCAAGCCTGGCGAACGCGGCATAACATGCAGTGGACGCCAGAAAATTAAGGGAAAATCGATTCCTCTTATCTAG
- a CDS encoding superinfection exclusion B family protein encodes MYMIVIWVGLLLLSPDNWPEYVNERIGIPHVWHVFVFALAFSLAINVHRLSAIASARYKRFKLRKRIKMQNDKVRSVIQNLTEEQSMVLCAALNEGRKYVVTSKQFPYISELIELGVLNKTFSRWNGKHILFPIEDIYWTELVASYDPYNIEIKPRPISK; translated from the coding sequence ATGTATATGATCGTTATCTGGGTTGGACTTCTGCTTTTAAGCCCAGATAACTGGCCTGAATATGTTAATGAGAGAATCGGTATTCCTCATGTGTGGCATGTTTTCGTCTTTGCTCTTGCATTTTCGCTAGCAATTAATGTGCATCGATTATCAGCTATTGCCAGCGCCAGATATAAGCGATTTAAGCTAAGAAAACGCATTAAGATGCAAAACGATAAAGTGCGATCAGTAATTCAAAACCTTACAGAAGAGCAATCTATGGTTTTGTGCGCAGCCCTTAATGAAGGCAGGAAGTATGTGGTTACATCAAAACAATTCCCATACATTAGTGAGTTGATTGAGCTTGGTGTGTTGAACAAAACTTTTTCCCGATGGAATGGAAAGCATATATTATTCCCTATTGAGGATATTTACTGGACTGAATTAGTTGCCAGCTATGATCCATATAATATTGAGATAAAGCCAAGGCCAATATCTAAGTAA
- a CDS encoding tyrosine-type recombinase/integrase, which produces MGRRRSHERRDLPPNLYIRNNGYYCYRDPRTGKEFGLGRDRRIAITEAIQANIELFSGHKHKPLTARINSDNSVTLHSWLDRYEKILASRGIKQKTLINYMSKIKAIRRGLPDAPLEDITTKEIAAMLNGYIDEGKAASAKLIRSTLSDAFREAIAEGHITTNHVAATRAAKSEVRRSRLTADEYLKIYQAAESSPCWLRLAMELAVVTGQRVGDLCEMKWSDIVDGYLYVEQSKTGVKIAIPTALHIDALGISMKETLDKCKEILGGETIIASTRREPLSSGTVSRYFMRARKASGLSFEGDPPTFHELRSLSARLYEKQISDKFAQHLLGHKSDTMASQYRDDRGREWDKIEIK; this is translated from the coding sequence ATGGGAAGAAGGCGAAGTCATGAGCGCCGGGATTTACCCCCTAACCTTTATATAAGAAACAATGGATATTACTGCTACAGGGACCCAAGGACGGGTAAAGAGTTTGGATTAGGCAGAGACAGGCGAATCGCAATCACTGAAGCTATACAGGCCAACATTGAGTTATTTTCAGGACACAAACACAAGCCTCTGACAGCGAGAATCAACAGTGATAATTCCGTTACGTTACATTCATGGCTTGATCGCTACGAAAAAATCCTGGCCAGCAGAGGAATCAAGCAGAAGACACTCATAAATTACATGAGCAAAATTAAAGCAATAAGGAGGGGTCTGCCTGATGCTCCACTTGAAGACATCACCACAAAAGAAATTGCGGCAATGCTCAATGGATACATAGACGAGGGCAAGGCGGCGTCAGCCAAGTTAATCAGATCAACACTGAGCGATGCATTCCGAGAGGCAATAGCTGAAGGCCATATAACAACAAACCATGTCGCTGCCACTCGCGCAGCAAAATCAGAGGTAAGGAGATCAAGACTTACGGCTGACGAATACCTGAAAATTTATCAAGCAGCAGAATCATCACCATGTTGGCTCAGACTTGCAATGGAACTGGCTGTTGTTACCGGGCAACGAGTTGGTGATTTATGCGAAATGAAGTGGTCTGATATCGTAGATGGATATCTTTATGTCGAGCAAAGCAAAACAGGCGTAAAAATTGCCATCCCAACAGCATTGCATATTGATGCTCTCGGAATATCAATGAAGGAAACACTTGATAAATGCAAAGAGATTCTTGGCGGAGAAACCATAATTGCATCTACTCGTCGCGAACCGCTTTCATCCGGCACAGTATCAAGGTATTTTATGCGCGCACGAAAAGCATCAGGTCTTTCCTTCGAAGGGGATCCGCCTACCTTTCACGAGTTGCGCAGTTTGTCTGCAAGACTCTATGAGAAGCAGATAAGCGATAAGTTTGCTCAACATCTTCTCGGGCATAAGTCGGACACCATGGCATCACAGTATCGTGATGACAGAGGCAGGGAGTGGGACAAAATTGAAATCAAATAA
- a CDS encoding excisionase, which yields MYLTLQEWNARQRRPRSLETVRRWVRECRIFPPPVKDGREYLFHESAVKVDLNRPVTGGLLKRIRNGKKAKS from the coding sequence ATGTACTTGACACTTCAGGAGTGGAACGCACGCCAGCGACGTCCAAGAAGCCTTGAAACAGTTCGTCGATGGGTTCGGGAATGCAGGATATTCCCACCTCCGGTTAAGGATGGAAGAGAGTATCTGTTCCACGAATCAGCGGTAAAGGTTGACTTAAATCGACCAGTAACAGGTGGCCTTTTGAAGAGGATCAGAAATGGGAAGAAGGCGAAGTCATGA
- a CDS encoding DUF1317 domain-containing protein → MTHPHDNIRVGAITFVYSVTKRGWVFPGLSVIRNPLKAQRLAEEINNKRGAVCTKHLLLS, encoded by the coding sequence ATGACGCATCCTCACGATAATATCCGGGTAGGCGCAATCACTTTCGTCTACTCCGTTACAAAGCGAGGCTGGGTATTTCCCGGCCTTTCTGTTATCCGAAATCCACTGAAAGCACAGCGGCTGGCTGAGGAGATAAATAATAAACGAGGGGCTGTATGCACAAAGCATCTTCTGTTGAGTTAA
- the kil gene encoding host cell division inhibitory peptide Kil codes for MDQTLMAIQTKFTIATFIGDEKMFREAVDAYKKWILILKLRSSKSIH; via the coding sequence ATGGATCAAACACTTATGGCTATCCAGACTAAATTCACTATCGCCACTTTTATTGGCGATGAAAAGATGTTTCGTGAAGCCGTCGACGCTTATAAAAAATGGATATTAATACTGAAACTGAGATCAAGCAAAAGCATTCACTAA